The sequence GTTGGATGCTGCAACGCCGCCTGGCGTACCTTCTCGTACAGTGCGTCACGGTGCTGCTGCTTGGCACAGCGCGCGGGCGCGCTGTGCTGATGGTCCCGCATCCGCCAGTACGGCACGCTGGCGTACTGGGCAAAACGCCGCAGGCTGAGGTGCGGCCGGCTCTGCCAGAGAACGATCAGCTCGTCCAGCGTCAGAGCCGTCGCACTTTTCGCGCAATATCGAGCTCCAGTTCCTTTTCGGCCACGATGCGTTTGAGACGGTCATTCTCCCGTTCCAGGATGGTCACGCCCTGGTCTGGTCGGTCACCAGAGAGGCGGGCACGGCCCGCCTCCAGAAACTGTGTTTTCCAGGTGTGGATCAGGCTCTCGTTGGCTCCATGCTGACGGGCTGCCTCCGCGACTCCGAGTTCGCCCCGCAGCACGCTGAGGACGATGGCTTCTTTGACGTCGGTGCTCCAGGTTTTTCGCTGTTTCCCCATGATGATCTCCAGTGTGCTCGTCCCTCGCATCGAGAGGGTCAGGTGCTGAAAGTCATCCTTGGAGCACTACCGACCCAAACGGAGCAAGCGGTGTGCGTTCCCCGGAGGCTGGTGGGGCTATGGAACACAAGGTGACGTCTACGGGTACAAGTGGCGTGCGTGGGTGACATTGTGCAGTACCTGATCCGTCCAGCCAACTTGCGCAGTTGGGATACGAGCTGATCGGGGGAGGCAGCGCCTCCCCTGATCTGAGTTCCGGTCATTCAGGCGAATTGAGGTGCGCGGCTCATGGTGTGGATACGTGAGAAGGTGGTTGCCATTGCGTACCACAGCGCCGCAGCATACCGACAACCGCTACCTCAGGAGCCCCCCAGTACGGCGTGCAGTACGGACTATCTTGGTGCGCTGCCCGCACCTGATTCATCAGTCCGCCGCTTGGACGCCCGACGGGAAGCCACTCGGATCATTCAGGCCGCCTTTCATGGATTCACCGGCCCGGTCGCGCCCCTGCACCTGGATGAGGCCTCCTTCAACCTGACACAGCCAACGCCAGAACGGACACCCCGTTCCGGCGTAAGGTCAGGCGAGGCTGAGGGTGTGTTGGTGGCGGATGGTACGGAGGGCCGCGAGGTAGTGCTGGGTGGTGCCGTCGGCGAGGATGGCGTGGACAGCCTGCGTGGCGCAGTCCACGTGGGGTTGTCCGAAGGTGCGGACTCTGCTGCTGTTCACGTGCACGGTGTGGGTGGTGCCGTGGATGGTGCGGGTGCGGCTGACGCCACGCTGGTTGAAGCGGAGAACAGCCCCGCCGGGGTGGTGAAGGCTGAGGGGGTGACGACCCAGCGGGGGTGGGGTGACGCTGCTCAGGGCGTCGGCGAACGCCTCGAACGTTGTGTTGAATGCGGTGATCGTGGCGGCGCGGGCGGTGGTGGGGCCGGAGAGGAATTCGACGCGGTGGGGACGGCCAGGCTGCCCGTGCTGAACCCAGGCGCCGCCGTGGGCGTGAAGGGCAGTGCTGATCAGGCGGGGGGCGCGTTGACCGGTGGGGTACTGGTCAGGGAAGGTCAGCAGGGTGACGGGGCCCGCGCGGGTGGTTTTGAGGTGCAGGTGGTCCGTGCCGTGGATGCCGGTCTGCGCCCGGTCGGTGTGGATGGCCTGCTGGTTGCGGCGGATCACGTGTCAGGTGAGGGCACCGCCCAGGGTGAGGGCCACCTGCTTGACGGCCTGTTCCTGAAGGGTGACGAGGGTATCGGCGACGGCGCGCTGCAGGGCGCGGTACGCGTCGAAGGAGCGGGCGTCACGGCCGGTGAGGCGGCCGACGTTCGCCTGGATGGTGAAGTGCGCTTCGGGCAGCGCAGCGAGGTTCGCCGCGGCGTCTTTGTGGCGGGCGCCGAGGAAAGCGGTGAGCATGCCGCCTTGTTCGCTGCGCTGCATCAGTTCGCGTTGCAGGGCGCGGTCCTTGATGCGGGTGATGAGGTCCCAGGCGGCGTCGCTGAGGAGTTGGGTGGCGTCGGTGGGGCGGGCGTATTCGACGGTGAGGCTTTCGCCTTCAATGGTGTCGGCGCGCCAGACGCGGTAGTGGAGGCCGTGTTTGTCGGCGGTCCAGGTGGTCTCGAAGTCGCGGGCGTCTTCGATGAGGGTCTGAAGTTGGGTTTTGTTTTTGATGGAGGTGCGGTGGCCTTCGGAGAGGACAGCCCAGCTGCTGAGGTTGTGTTCGTCGGGGGCGGCGAGGGTCGCGTAGGCGGCGGCGATGCGGGCGGGGTCGGCGGTGAGGTCGGTGATGGTGCGGTGGCCTTCGCGCAGTTCGATGGTGTCGCCGGTCCAGTGGGCGGTGTGCTGGAGGTGGTGCAGGCCGTAGCCCCAGCGGTCGTGGGCCTGGCGGAGCAGGTCGGTGAGGGTGGCGTCGATGTCGTTCTGGTCGTTCCCGGCGGTGATGACGGCGACGTTGGCGGTCGTGGCGGCGGTGTTCAGGAGGGCCTGGAAGGTGGCGGTGGCCGGGGCGGGGCGGGTGGCTGTTTTCGCCATGGTGGATCTCCTCTGGATTCTGATGAGATAATTACGAGCGGTCAGTATTCTGCTGATGGCATAATTTTAGGGTATTTGGTATGAAAGATCCAGCCGAGCCAGCGGCAACCACGCCTGCGCGGGGTCCACTTTCAGGAGTCAGTGGGCACGCGCGCCACAAGGAGGCGCGTCCTCTCCAGGGACGGCGTACGCGCGAAGCCACTCGTCCAGAGCCTCGCAGGTACCAAACGTGGTGAAGGCCATCAGGTCTCGCTGCGCCGGGTACCGGTACCAGCCGTGCGTCTGCGCCTCCTGCCCCACGCAGAGGTGGTTGCCGAGCGCGCCGCGGCCCAGAATCCGCAGTACGTCGTCCTCGCTCAGCGGCGGCTCTTCAGGCAGGGTGTGGTCTTCGTGAGCGTCCCGCGCCAGGCTGCCCTGAGCGCACAGGGCCACGTCCAGCACCCAGTATGGACCTCGCTGCTCCAGATTCAGTCTGTTGCGGCGCTGATCCACGTGTTTCTCTCCACAACGACGCAGCCCCCGGCGAAATTCGCTGGGAGCTGCGCGTCACCGTGCCGCTGCGATCAATCCGCTGCGTCACTCGTGGGGGAAACGGCCTTCACGACACTGTCCGGCGCGCCCTTGTTCTTGATGGCTGCCACGACCAGCGCCCGGATCTCATCGGTCGCTTCGGGGTGCTCCTTGAGCCACTCGACGGCCTTCTCCTTGCCCTGTCCGATACGGTCATCGCCGTACGAGTAGAATGACCCGGCCTTCTTGACGATCTCGTACTCCGCTGCGAGCCCCAGCAGGTCGTTGAACTGATCGAAGCCCTGCCCGAAGTACAGCGTAAGCTCCACTTCCTTGAAGGGCGGCGCGACTTTGTTCTTCACCGTCTTGACCTTCACGGTGTTCGCGACGGTTTCGTTGCCGACCTTCACGCCCTGACCGATTTTACGCACGTCGAGGCGCACGCTGGCGTAGAACTTCAGGGCGCGGCCCCCGGTGGTGGTTTCGGGGTTGCCGTACATCACGCCGATCTTCTCACGCACCTGGTTGATGAAGATCGCCGCGGTGTTCGTCTTGCCCAGGATCGCGGTGAGTTTACGCAGCGCCTGACTCATCAATCTTGCCTGGAGGCCAGGGAGGCTGTCGCCCATCTCGCCTTCGATCTCCGCGCGCGGCGTCAGCGCCGCGACGGAGTCCACCACGACAATGTCAATGGCGCCGCTGCGGACGAGCAGTTCCATGATTTCCAGGGCCTGCTCGCCGTTGTCCGGCTGCGAGACGAGCAGTTCGTCGGTATTGACGCCCAGCGCCCGTGCGTACACGGGGTCCAGGGCGTGCTCGGCGTCAATGAACGCGCAGGTGCCGCCGGCCTTCTGGGACTGCGCGATGATTGACAGGGCCAGGGTAGTCTTGCCGCCGGATTCCGGGCCGTAGATCTCGGTGACGCGGCCTTTGGGAATGCCGCCCACCCCGAGGGCGACGTCGAGACTGAGGCTGCCGGTGCTGATCGACTGGATGTCCAGTTTGCTTTCGGCGCCGAGCTTCATGATGCTGCCCTTGCCGAACGCCTTCTCGATCTGGCTCATGGCCATCTCGATGGCTTTGGTGCGTTCTTTCGCGTCTGATGGCGCGGAGGTTTCCTTCGGGTTGTCTTTGCTCATGCGTCTCCTTGAATCCTTCGATTTAGTTTACAACAGAAAAACCCTGGTGTCATTCTGCCGTAGGGCGCTGAGCCTTCATCGTTGTGATGGCCCAGAAATGGCCGGGAATCACACTTTATATAACCGGAGTTATGGAGGAATTCTTTTCCTGTACTCCCCCTCTCCATCCCTAAGCTTGCTCCATTTCACCACTCCTTCACTCAGAGGCGCTCCACCTGAAGCAAGAGAGAAGCCCCCGCCCAACCACCAGTGACCCTGCGCGTTCATTCGCAAGGGACAAGAGCTTTCAGTTCGTGTACGTAGCGGAACGTACTGAACACGTAGAGCCATCCGCGTATGAGTAACGAGTCATTGTGTCCCCTTGCTTGATAAATTGTGGTCTCAACTCTTCCAATCCCGTAGAACCGTGAGAGCTAGGCGGTGACGAACATCTTCAGCCGTTCGCGCGGCGTACCAGGTGACCTTACAGTAGCGTCGGCCAGTCCTGGTCTCCGTCGCCTGCAGCTGATGGACAGCAGGCGACGACCACTTGGATGTCTAGGGAAGGGCCCAAAGCACTCTTCCTCCTTCAAAGGCATCTGCAGTGCACGCAGGCAGGGCCGCGGGTGCGCGGCGTTAAGGTGTCATCTTGAAATTGGCCGAGAGAGTGCCGATAACTTCTCCTCTGTCTTATCCCCGTCGCGGTACTGCAGAAGGGAGGTGGCCATCGAACTGTTCTTGACTTAGCGGATGGTGCGGCGGTAGAACACCT is a genomic window of Deinococcus taeanensis containing:
- a CDS encoding transposase, which translates into the protein MGKQRKTWSTDVKEAIVLSVLRGELGVAEAARQHGANESLIHTWKTQFLEAGRARLSGDRPDQGVTILERENDRLKRIVAEKELELDIARKVRRL
- a CDS encoding DNA repair protein, producing the protein MAKTATRPAPATATFQALLNTAATTANVAVITAGNDQNDIDATLTDLLRQAHDRWGYGLHHLQHTAHWTGDTIELREGHRTITDLTADPARIAAAYATLAAPDEHNLSSWAVLSEGHRTSIKNKTQLQTLIEDARDFETTWTADKHGLHYRVWRADTIEGESLTVEYARPTDATQLLSDAAWDLITRIKDRALQRELMQRSEQGGMLTAFLGARHKDAAANLAALPEAHFTIQANVGRLTGRDARSFDAYRALQRAVADTLVTLQEQAVKQVALTLGGALT
- the recA gene encoding recombinase RecA; translated protein: MSKDNPKETSAPSDAKERTKAIEMAMSQIEKAFGKGSIMKLGAESKLDIQSISTGSLSLDVALGVGGIPKGRVTEIYGPESGGKTTLALSIIAQSQKAGGTCAFIDAEHALDPVYARALGVNTDELLVSQPDNGEQALEIMELLVRSGAIDIVVVDSVAALTPRAEIEGEMGDSLPGLQARLMSQALRKLTAILGKTNTAAIFINQVREKIGVMYGNPETTTGGRALKFYASVRLDVRKIGQGVKVGNETVANTVKVKTVKNKVAPPFKEVELTLYFGQGFDQFNDLLGLAAEYEIVKKAGSFYSYGDDRIGQGKEKAVEWLKEHPEATDEIRALVVAAIKNKGAPDSVVKAVSPTSDAAD